The window GCTAAACCGGCTTCTTTTCTTATTAAGACAGCAGCCGGTGGAGTTTTAATTTCAAAAGAGAATGATTTATTCTTATAGACATAGATCACAGCCGGGAAGATCATCCCCGGGGAATCTTTTGTTCTATCATTGAATTGCCTGCAGAAGTCTGCAATATTGACCCCTGCTTGCCCTAATGCCGGACCGACAGGTGGTGCCGGAGTAGCTTGACCGGCAGGTAATTGTAACTTTATCATACTCACAACATTTTTTGGTAACGCCATTTCTTTCCTCTATAT is drawn from Candidatus Cloacimonadota bacterium and contains these coding sequences:
- the rplK gene encoding 50S ribosomal protein L11, which produces MALPKNVVSMIKLQLPAGQATPAPPVGPALGQAGVNIADFCRQFNDRTKDSPGMIFPAVIYVYKNKSFSFEIKTPPAAVLIRKEAGLAKGSAEPNITKVGSITKNQVKKIAEIKMKDLNAYTIDSAMSMVEGTARSMGVKIEG